A genomic region of Miscanthus floridulus cultivar M001 chromosome 3, ASM1932011v1, whole genome shotgun sequence contains the following coding sequences:
- the LOC136543392 gene encoding two-component response regulator ORR33-like, giving the protein MVMMPKDKGGLGLIDPTLQNQALLLKQLDKFFNKKNVQWVNLIWNKYYSNGVPHFRREKGSFWWKDILRLHIKYRGVAICNPGIGDTIRFWDDLLLVVTCPSLPYALKGLSDDRFRDIDVVLVHAAKAAKCGFDFRGIVESDLRIPVVYSNLAPDHKAAGDEADQLLRTLQEATYIIKKPFDDGKELGSTLPKVIAWRKCVLESQAKRAAAAAVGAASALPGSSSTNDVDEEGEDEEEGHIHFKVVKSTTRNRKRKGGGGGSDPGASSSSSATAAADVAGGDPAPAVAKRQEHLNVTAARQEKDNMPSQQQAMSANASPDYPPVEPQQHHVLGMDSNVDELTMAGSGGASDSNAKPFMDLDAAAPPNGDQLLSPGAQDDDDGIFGSLMGSQGLAGVVVDGNACLMAGMFPCDHQFEDDTPFPLEALLEEIEADMGNDADQDDQLQGGASGAGSVGADVAGTTSLVGGEGGGMMSVW; this is encoded by the exons ATGGTCATGATGCCTAAAGATAAAGGGGGCCTTGGGTTAATTGATCCCACTCTGCAAAATCAAGCTCTCTTGCTCAAGCAGCTTGATAAATTTTTCAATAAGAAAAATGTTCAGTGGGTCAATCTTATTTGGAACAAATACTATAGCAATGGTGTTCCACACTTCAGGAGAGAAAAGGGGTCCTTCTGGTGGAAGGACATTTTACGATTGCATATCAAATACAGAGGTGTTGCTATTTGTAATCCTGGAATTGGAGATACAATTAGATTCTGGGATGATCTTCTTCTGG TGGTCACATGCCCCAGCCTCCCCTATGCCCTCAAGGGCCTCTCAGATGACAGGTTCAGAGACATCGACGTCGTCCTCGTCCACGCCGCCAAGGCCGCCAAGTGTGGCTTCGACTTCCGCGGCATCGTTGAGTCCGATCTCCGCATCCCCGTCGTCTACT CAAACCTCGCGCCGGATCACAAGGCCGCCGGCGATGAGGCAGACCAGCTGCTCCGCACGCTGCAGGAGGCGACCTACATCATCAAGAAGCCATTTGACGACGGCAAAGAACTAGGATCCACCCTCCCCAAGGTCATCGCGTGGCGCAAGTGCGTCCTGGAGTCCCAGGCGAAAagggccgccgctgccgccgtcggGGCAGCTTCAGCTTTGCCCGGCTCTAGCTCTACCAACGATGTTGACGAAGAAGGCGAGGACGAAGAAGAAGGGCACATCCATTTCAAGGTCGTAAAGAGCACCACGAGAAATCGGAAGaggaagggcggcggcggcggcagcgaccccggtgcctcctcctcctcctcggccaccgccgccgccgacgtcgcAG GAGGCGACCCAGCACCAGCAGTAGCCAAGAGGCAGGAGCACCTGAACGTGACAGCAGCAAGGCAGGAAAAGGACAACATGCCTAGCCAGCAGCAG GCAATGTCTGCAAATGCTAGCCCCGATTATCCACCCGTGGAGCCTCAGCAGCATCAC GTACTTGGCATGGACTCCAATGTGGATGAGCTGACAATGGCAGGAAGCGGCGGAGCATCTGACAGCAATGCTAAACCGTTCATGGATCTCGATGCAGCAGCACCGCCAAACGGTGATCAGCTACTATCACCCGGAGcacaggacgacgacgacggcatcTTTGGATCGCTCATGGGGTCGCAAGGCCTAGCTGGCGTGGTGGTGGATGGGAACGCTTGCCTCATGGCGGGAATGTTCCCTTGTGATCATCAGTTTGAGGACGACACACCGTTCCCTCTTGAAGCGCTTCTTGAAGAGATTGAAGCTGACATGGGCAACGACGCCGATCAAGATGACCAACTGCAGGGTGGCGCATCTGGCGCCGGGTCTGTCGGCGCCGATGTTGCAGGGACAACCTCGCTTGTCGGCGGGGAAGGTGGTGGCATGATGAGTGTCTGGTGA